In a genomic window of Agarivorans albus:
- a CDS encoding mechanosensitive ion channel family protein, which produces MTRLLIAITLLSLSVSTMASAASTEDPVSAQRSIDLSSPQQTLDSFLRSSKQVISAWRSEQFNSLEGQIAFYQASKALDLSTTANRNRNVVVMEKIVLLREILNRIESRESVQFTPLPADEAGLKSRWRISGTDLIIEKQLEGFRAGQYLFSALSVNRLSHQYFLFAISEKQNLAHQDLYQEFILNPGPLLSRSLVMSLPAWSQELLAGLPIWQWIMLLSMSLVSFKAIRFSFLLGQLWNARFNNSKRHWQFGKQLALIFNISWMMLFSKIIDDGIWLYGMVYQISSSLILSVQFVLVAWFVLSIFIYIAILITTKKYQDTPLESSPDSSLILVLAKILGGITIVLLGLYVLEFMGVSISPLVAGLGVGGLAIALAIRPLLENLINGLTLYADGGIKIGELCRYGDKNLYGVIENIGLRATRIRTLERSVITIPNSEFANMEIDNLERRDRRRMEHILKLRPEISVEQLQVLLVNLRRDFLRHPKVEEEPTRVRFMGLGSYSLNVSIVLYIRCRDHDEFMALQEDLLFMLYKAVDQVGAKLAFSTQHQYAGKLKTIEAEQVLKAQQTVQKWHDEESFPFPNFSYSYRYEIKDTSIFPVLTSAVRKDSQFN; this is translated from the coding sequence ATGACGCGCTTACTCATTGCTATTACCTTACTAAGCCTTTCAGTTTCAACAATGGCGAGTGCTGCCTCAACAGAAGACCCAGTCTCAGCGCAACGCAGTATCGATTTATCCTCTCCTCAGCAAACCTTAGACAGTTTCCTTCGTAGTTCTAAGCAAGTTATTAGCGCATGGCGCTCCGAACAATTTAACTCTTTAGAAGGGCAAATTGCCTTTTACCAAGCCAGCAAAGCTCTCGACTTATCCACCACAGCCAACCGCAATCGAAATGTTGTAGTAATGGAGAAAATCGTATTGCTAAGGGAAATACTTAATCGTATTGAATCCAGAGAGTCAGTTCAATTTACTCCTCTGCCCGCAGATGAAGCAGGCCTAAAGTCACGATGGCGCATTAGTGGCACCGACTTAATCATTGAAAAACAGCTAGAGGGTTTTAGAGCAGGCCAATATTTGTTTTCAGCCTTGTCAGTTAACCGCTTATCCCATCAATACTTTCTATTTGCCATTAGTGAGAAGCAAAACTTAGCGCACCAAGATCTCTATCAAGAATTTATCTTAAACCCTGGTCCGCTGCTATCACGAAGCTTAGTAATGTCTCTTCCCGCGTGGAGCCAAGAATTGCTTGCGGGACTGCCTATTTGGCAATGGATAATGTTACTAAGCATGTCACTAGTAAGCTTTAAAGCGATTAGGTTCAGTTTTTTGTTAGGCCAGCTATGGAATGCGCGCTTTAACAATAGCAAACGCCATTGGCAATTTGGTAAGCAACTGGCACTAATATTTAATATCTCGTGGATGATGTTGTTTAGCAAAATCATAGACGATGGTATCTGGCTCTATGGCATGGTCTACCAGATCAGTTCAAGCTTGATCCTTAGTGTACAGTTTGTGCTTGTTGCTTGGTTTGTCTTGTCTATTTTCATCTATATCGCAATCCTTATCACCACCAAAAAGTATCAAGATACACCCTTAGAATCATCCCCAGATTCCTCACTCATCTTGGTGCTAGCTAAAATTTTAGGCGGCATAACCATTGTGTTGCTTGGCTTGTACGTCTTGGAGTTTATGGGCGTATCTATATCTCCACTGGTTGCTGGTTTAGGTGTCGGTGGTTTGGCAATTGCTTTAGCCATTCGCCCACTACTTGAGAACTTAATTAACGGCTTAACTCTATACGCTGATGGCGGCATTAAAATTGGCGAGCTATGTCGCTACGGCGACAAGAACCTTTATGGTGTTATCGAGAATATTGGGCTGCGGGCAACTCGTATTAGAACATTAGAACGCTCAGTAATTACCATACCTAACTCTGAATTTGCCAATATGGAAATCGATAACCTAGAACGGCGAGACAGGCGCCGTATGGAGCATATACTCAAGCTAAGACCAGAAATAAGCGTAGAGCAACTGCAAGTACTGCTGGTGAATTTACGGCGCGACTTTTTGCGCCACCCCAAAGTAGAAGAGGAACCAACGCGGGTTAGATTTATGGGGCTAGGCAGCTATTCACTTAATGTCTCGATCGTACTGTACATTCGCTGCCGCGATCACGACGAGTTTATGGCACTGCAAGAAGACTTATTATTTATGCTGTACAAAGCTGTTGATCAAGTTGGCGCAAAACTAGCGTTTTCAACCCAGCACCAATATGCCGGAAAACTTAAAACTATCGAAGCAGAACAGGTACTTAAAGCTCAGCAAACTGTACAAAAGTGGCATGATGAGGAAAGCTTCCCCTTCCCTAACTTTAGTTACAGCTACCGTTATGAAATTAAAGACACCTCTATCTTTCCTGTCCTCACATCGGCAGTAAGAAAAGACAGCCAGTTCAACTAA
- a CDS encoding calcium:proton antiporter, whose protein sequence is MTAFLKREHILIFGMLLVAFLKLGGDSFLAPTSGIVAYSFTTLILFGIVLASIFAVVRHSDALAIKLGDPYGTLLLTLSVIILEVVMISSVMLTGDANPVLARDTMFAVIMAVLNGLLGIGLVLGGLRYHTQTFSREGITSYMVAIIPLSVLCLILPNFIPTNSAGAMPLIFTIALIVVSVALYAVFLYTQTKSHSYFFVDAKNEDEHEAHGPLKSNLYHFLLLVGYLAVIILLAKNLAMPIDHGISNLGAPAALGGLIVALLVLAPEGLGGVKAIMKNQLQRAMNLFFGSVLASIALTVPTVLVISSLMAEPITLGLGAIDTTLLIATLLATSVSVVSAKTNVLNGVSHLILFTMYLVLIFV, encoded by the coding sequence ATGACAGCTTTCTTGAAACGCGAACACATACTAATTTTTGGGATGCTACTTGTTGCTTTTCTTAAGCTAGGTGGCGACAGCTTTCTGGCTCCCACTAGCGGCATAGTTGCTTACTCGTTCACTACACTTATTCTGTTCGGTATTGTATTAGCATCTATCTTTGCGGTAGTTCGTCACTCCGATGCGCTAGCCATAAAACTGGGTGACCCCTACGGCACCTTATTGCTGACTCTCTCGGTGATTATTCTTGAAGTTGTGATGATTTCTTCGGTGATGTTAACCGGAGACGCCAACCCTGTACTAGCTCGAGACACGATGTTTGCGGTGATTATGGCGGTACTTAATGGCTTACTCGGCATAGGCTTAGTGCTAGGCGGGCTGCGTTACCATACTCAAACCTTTAGCCGAGAAGGCATTACTTCATACATGGTGGCCATTATTCCACTTTCGGTATTGTGTTTAATTTTACCTAACTTTATTCCCACTAACAGCGCAGGCGCAATGCCACTCATTTTCACCATCGCACTGATTGTGGTGTCGGTCGCCTTGTATGCTGTTTTCCTCTACACCCAAACTAAAAGTCATAGCTACTTCTTTGTAGATGCTAAAAATGAAGACGAACACGAAGCGCACGGCCCATTAAAGAGCAATCTCTATCACTTCTTACTACTCGTGGGTTATCTAGCGGTGATTATCTTACTGGCTAAAAACTTGGCCATGCCTATCGACCACGGCATTAGCAACCTTGGCGCGCCAGCAGCACTAGGTGGTTTAATTGTTGCGCTGTTAGTGCTTGCGCCAGAAGGCCTTGGTGGGGTTAAAGCCATTATGAAAAATCAATTACAGCGCGCCATGAACCTATTTTTTGGTTCGGTACTGGCCAGTATTGCCCTTACGGTGCCTACCGTATTAGTGATTTCAAGCTTGATGGCTGAGCCAATTACTCTGGGTTTAGGGGCAATTGATACTACCCTGCTTATTGCTACCTTGTTGGCCACTTCTGTGAGCGTGGTGAGCGCTAAAACCAATGTACTTAATGGCGTTTCTCACCTAATACTGTTCACCATGTATTTAGTACTGATTTTTGTATAA
- a CDS encoding DedA family protein, giving the protein MLELLSMIYNSDFESLREMSSTHWLLFLLFLILFIESSFVFLPLPGDSLVLFAGTLIGLGILDFTSTFALLSLGAGLGTCIAYLQGRYLQKNKLMSHAKRAVPSDTMQRANTLLRRFGFIALLVSRFIPFVRVVTPMLMGAARFKSSKTVLMSFTSALMWVCLLLLVGKWITINPLVDAYQHLLTRIFILSSLVLMLVAIVGILYRLSSRGKRIKSL; this is encoded by the coding sequence ATGCTTGAATTATTATCGATGATTTATAACAGCGACTTCGAATCATTGCGGGAAATGAGCTCCACACATTGGTTATTATTTTTGCTGTTCTTAATTTTGTTTATTGAGTCTAGCTTTGTATTCCTGCCACTACCCGGCGATAGCTTAGTGCTATTTGCTGGGACCCTTATCGGCTTAGGCATACTGGATTTTACCAGTACCTTTGCATTACTAAGTTTAGGAGCAGGTTTAGGAACCTGCATAGCTTACTTACAAGGTCGTTACTTGCAAAAAAACAAGCTAATGAGCCATGCTAAGCGAGCAGTTCCTAGCGATACCATGCAGCGGGCAAACACTTTGTTAAGGCGCTTTGGTTTTATCGCCCTGCTGGTTTCTCGCTTTATTCCTTTTGTACGCGTGGTCACCCCCATGTTAATGGGAGCTGCAAGGTTTAAATCGTCAAAAACTGTATTGATGAGCTTTACCAGTGCCTTAATGTGGGTTTGCCTACTGCTCCTAGTAGGCAAATGGATCACCATTAACCCTTTAGTAGATGCATACCAACATCTACTCACTCGGATTTTTATACTTAGTAGCCTAGTGCTTATGTTAGTGGCGATCGTGGGTATACTGTATCGCCTAAGCAGCCGAGGTAAGCGGATTAAGTCTTTGTAA
- a CDS encoding LysR family transcriptional regulator, with translation MDKQLADLDLNLIKLLKVVVETKNTHQAAKVLGISQPSVSRGLAKLKETFGEQLVIRKAHGIEPSELAEKLAEAADDMLLPISKVIQTYQNFNPLEFDEEVSIALTPTLLEVFGSELYQALENALPKAKFKLVFINSNSLNYLLNGKLDYIVQIGELSLPQEVYSHALKRVKLAIVAREAHPVLSQSSELADIHHLPVVRMAPENQGSKRSALHEYYAAKGYSAQVILDTHEIELITEKLKRSDAITYSSSFITYNNPKLKCYPLPSNTPHSQREISIVGNYLQTRRGSPLSQLIHQILSSCFNSFEQPES, from the coding sequence ATGGATAAACAACTGGCCGATCTTGATTTAAACCTCATAAAGTTACTCAAGGTAGTTGTAGAAACCAAGAATACCCACCAAGCAGCCAAAGTTTTAGGCATTTCTCAGCCCAGTGTCAGCCGAGGTTTAGCCAAATTAAAAGAAACCTTCGGCGAGCAATTAGTAATAAGAAAAGCCCACGGTATAGAACCCTCGGAGTTAGCAGAAAAGTTAGCTGAAGCCGCCGATGACATGCTGCTACCGATCAGTAAAGTTATACAAACTTACCAAAACTTTAATCCTTTGGAGTTTGATGAAGAGGTAAGCATAGCCCTTACCCCAACTTTGTTAGAAGTATTTGGCTCTGAGCTCTATCAGGCTTTAGAAAACGCTTTGCCTAAAGCAAAATTCAAGCTAGTTTTTATTAACTCAAATAGCTTAAATTACCTGCTCAATGGCAAGCTAGACTACATTGTCCAAATCGGCGAGCTCAGCTTACCGCAAGAGGTATACTCCCATGCTTTAAAACGCGTTAAATTAGCGATTGTTGCAAGAGAAGCTCACCCTGTACTTAGCCAAAGCTCGGAACTTGCCGATATTCACCACCTGCCTGTTGTACGTATGGCTCCAGAAAATCAAGGCTCAAAGCGCTCTGCTTTACATGAGTATTACGCAGCAAAAGGCTACTCAGCTCAGGTTATCTTAGATACTCATGAAATTGAGTTAATCACCGAAAAACTTAAGCGCTCAGACGCCATAACTTACTCTAGCAGCTTTATCACTTACAATAACCCTAAGCTAAAATGCTATCCACTTCCTAGTAATACTCCTCATAGCCAACGCGAGATATCAATTGTGGGGAACTACTTGCAAACCCGACGCGGCTCACCACTTAGCCAACTAATCCATCAGATACTTAGCAGCTGTTTTAATAGTTTTGAGCAACCCGAGAGCTAA
- a CDS encoding alkyl sulfatase dimerization domain-containing protein → MKITKAVKPISASLISLAIAGAVSAAPNQYGMSLQQELVTTENGAITARPQAAVNTAWNVAEKQVNQISEGVYRIAGWGIGNIIALEGPKGWIIIDTGDNIQLASEQRAALERKVGQSIKVAGILYTHSHYAHGAEAWRDENTQIFGHEELTANLRADEGISILSGNFKTRAAIQFGMLHPLKGKDAFPSMLGFSPKKLSGESGFIPPDITFKDRVIETYSIAGLEVEVLPSQTDVLDSVAFYFPQHKLLVSNAMNDDSLFNLYTLRGDIYRDPMRLVNAADLALSRDIELHIDIHGAANIGKDKARQALEYFRDSMQLIHDQTYRGIAMGKDAQEIAEWIYMPKRLRANQETYGQVESYAKQVYNARIGWMGWDVYDINPLPKQLQAQKTVEAMGGVDAVIAMAQQAQAKGDINSTQWSLFLTTQLQNMGALTELAKQTRADSARSLGQHTSSANARGFYISEALLQEGSLSFGKHTITDYQQLSDSFAALDAQKLASSPLDDNVHYLRYMLDTRLAEDKALQFNLHFVDEDAHYAIALRNGVIAITQQANKGKTFELTKQKWDQMLLGELAFSQLDKELKLVDQVVSR, encoded by the coding sequence ATGAAGATAACAAAGGCTGTTAAACCAATAAGTGCCAGCTTAATCAGTTTGGCTATTGCCGGGGCAGTGTCTGCTGCACCTAATCAATACGGCATGTCTCTGCAACAAGAGCTTGTGACGACCGAAAATGGCGCTATTACTGCTCGCCCACAAGCCGCAGTGAATACCGCTTGGAATGTGGCCGAAAAACAAGTAAATCAAATTAGCGAGGGGGTGTATCGCATCGCCGGCTGGGGGATTGGCAACATCATTGCTTTAGAAGGTCCTAAAGGATGGATCATTATAGATACCGGAGACAACATTCAATTAGCAAGCGAGCAACGAGCAGCACTAGAGAGAAAAGTAGGCCAGTCAATTAAGGTAGCTGGCATTCTCTACACCCACTCTCATTATGCACATGGCGCTGAGGCTTGGCGGGATGAAAACACCCAAATCTTTGGCCATGAGGAACTCACCGCTAACTTACGAGCAGATGAGGGCATAAGCATATTAAGCGGTAACTTCAAAACCAGAGCCGCTATTCAGTTTGGCATGCTTCACCCTCTAAAAGGTAAAGATGCTTTTCCCAGCATGTTAGGTTTTAGTCCAAAGAAACTGAGTGGTGAATCCGGATTTATTCCACCTGACATAACCTTTAAAGACCGCGTAATTGAAACTTACTCCATTGCAGGCCTTGAGGTAGAAGTACTGCCAAGCCAAACCGACGTGCTCGACTCTGTGGCATTCTATTTCCCACAGCATAAGTTGCTGGTTTCTAATGCGATGAATGATGACAGCCTATTTAATCTTTATACTCTGCGAGGCGATATCTACCGAGATCCTATGCGTTTAGTCAACGCGGCTGATTTAGCCTTAAGTCGCGATATAGAGCTACATATAGACATTCATGGAGCAGCTAACATTGGTAAAGATAAGGCCCGCCAAGCACTCGAGTATTTTAGAGACAGCATGCAACTCATCCATGACCAAACCTACCGCGGAATTGCCATGGGTAAAGATGCCCAAGAAATTGCAGAATGGATCTACATGCCCAAACGCTTACGTGCTAATCAAGAAACCTATGGCCAGGTAGAAAGCTACGCCAAGCAAGTATACAACGCTCGAATTGGCTGGATGGGTTGGGATGTCTACGATATCAATCCACTTCCCAAACAGCTACAAGCGCAGAAAACCGTTGAAGCAATGGGCGGTGTAGATGCAGTTATTGCCATGGCACAACAAGCCCAGGCCAAAGGCGATATAAACAGTACACAGTGGAGCTTGTTTTTAACCACGCAGTTGCAAAACATGGGAGCATTAACAGAGCTGGCCAAACAAACCCGAGCCGATAGCGCCCGATCACTTGGCCAACATACTAGCTCAGCTAACGCTCGTGGCTTCTACATTTCCGAAGCCTTATTACAGGAAGGAAGTCTTAGCTTTGGTAAACACACCATCACAGACTATCAACAACTCAGTGATAGCTTCGCAGCATTAGATGCGCAAAAGCTCGCCAGCTCCCCATTAGATGATAACGTTCACTACCTACGTTATATGCTTGATACCCGCTTAGCCGAAGATAAGGCGCTACAGTTTAATCTTCATTTTGTAGATGAAGATGCGCATTATGCGATTGCGCTAAGAAATGGAGTGATTGCGATTACCCAACAAGCGAATAAAGGCAAGACCTTTGAGCTAACAAAACAAAAGTGGGATCAAATGCTACTGGGTGAGTTGGCTTTCTCGCAGCTAGATAAAGAGCTTAAACTCGTTGACCAGGTTGTCAGTCGCTAA
- a CDS encoding DUF3943 domain-containing protein, protein MIKPVAAALALTFSTTSFAESSSSNLFPEVTLFNAANGEDQERLWSQTKLMFGLGAGVIGALYLMPESVTNWDKSEIGRGNMAQKWWDNVRQGPVWDDDHWAINYIGHPYFGGVYYQVARKSGYDQFNSFLYTTLMSTFYWEYGIEAFAEVPSIQDLIVTPIGGWLYGEWAYQTEQRIRAGGGEVMGSTRLGNASLFLLDPVESIGKGINRVTGNDTIKTGITFNTSNPVQTPSEVRAKESYYGFTLHFHY, encoded by the coding sequence ATGATAAAGCCTGTTGCGGCGGCCCTTGCCTTAACATTTAGCACCACTAGTTTTGCCGAAAGCAGTTCAAGCAATCTATTTCCTGAAGTTACCTTATTTAACGCCGCAAATGGCGAAGACCAAGAGCGTCTATGGTCACAAACTAAGTTAATGTTTGGGCTTGGAGCAGGCGTAATTGGTGCTTTATACCTAATGCCAGAGTCCGTGACCAACTGGGATAAATCAGAAATAGGCCGCGGCAACATGGCGCAGAAATGGTGGGACAATGTAAGACAAGGTCCGGTATGGGACGACGACCATTGGGCAATAAACTACATTGGCCACCCTTACTTTGGCGGGGTGTATTATCAAGTAGCCCGAAAAAGCGGTTACGACCAGTTTAACTCCTTTCTCTATACCACCCTCATGAGCACCTTTTACTGGGAATATGGTATTGAGGCCTTTGCCGAAGTACCGTCTATTCAAGATCTAATTGTTACTCCCATCGGTGGCTGGTTATATGGTGAATGGGCCTATCAAACCGAGCAGCGCATTCGCGCCGGTGGCGGTGAGGTAATGGGTTCTACTAGGTTGGGGAACGCCTCCTTGTTTTTACTGGACCCAGTAGAAAGTATTGGTAAGGGGATTAACCGAGTTACCGGGAATGACACCATAAAAACAGGCATTACTTTTAACACCAGCAATCCAGTGCAAACGCCAAGTGAGGTTCGCGCTAAAGAATCCTACTACGGCTTCACCCTACATTTTCATTACTAA
- the secF gene encoding protein translocase subunit SecF, whose protein sequence is MKAWINRFSLTALRQGALNLSVVLVLASVVGLVTKGISFGVDFTGGVVTELATHYPPEQEQMAKQLDLLLVDGYSMSRSGSNHWIIRQGLDISEAVTANWHSQLPDAWQVELLGSSIIGPQVGSELFEMGGLAIFASLLAMMIYLSFRFEWRLALASVIALFHDVLLVLGLFAWLQIEFDLTVMAAVLAVIGYSLNDSIVIGDRIREYLRASSKIELDTQINRALVSTMTRTLVTSGTTLLTVACIWLLAGAPLQAFATALFSGIVIGTFSSVGIGATLPKVLGLQASDYQLIEPTRNGRVG, encoded by the coding sequence ATGAAAGCTTGGATAAACCGTTTTTCGCTTACGGCTTTGCGCCAAGGGGCTTTGAACCTGTCGGTGGTTTTGGTACTGGCTTCTGTCGTGGGGTTGGTCACAAAAGGGATTAGCTTTGGCGTCGACTTTACTGGCGGAGTTGTGACCGAATTAGCTACTCATTACCCGCCGGAGCAAGAGCAAATGGCTAAGCAATTAGACCTGCTGCTGGTCGATGGGTATTCAATGAGCCGCTCTGGTTCCAACCATTGGATCATTCGCCAAGGGTTGGATATTAGCGAGGCGGTTACTGCCAATTGGCACAGCCAGTTACCAGATGCTTGGCAAGTTGAGTTGCTGGGTAGCTCGATTATTGGTCCGCAGGTAGGTAGCGAGTTGTTTGAAATGGGCGGATTGGCAATTTTTGCTTCATTGCTGGCGATGATGATCTATTTGTCGTTCCGCTTTGAGTGGCGATTAGCCTTAGCGTCGGTGATTGCGCTTTTTCACGATGTATTGCTGGTATTAGGTTTGTTTGCCTGGTTACAGATTGAATTCGACCTAACGGTAATGGCAGCTGTTCTGGCGGTGATAGGCTACTCCCTGAATGACTCGATAGTGATTGGCGACAGGATAAGAGAGTACTTACGGGCCAGCAGCAAAATAGAACTCGATACCCAAATTAACCGTGCTTTGGTGTCGACAATGACCCGCACTTTGGTGACATCTGGTACTACTTTGTTAACCGTTGCTTGTATTTGGTTATTGGCTGGCGCTCCGCTACAAGCTTTTGCTACCGCCTTATTTAGCGGGATTGTTATAGGCACCTTCTCCTCGGTAGGCATTGGTGCCACCTTGCCAAAAGTATTAGGCTTACAAGCGTCTGACTATCAGCTTATAGAGCCAACTAGAAATGGCCGAGTTGGCTAA
- the secD gene encoding protein translocase subunit SecD: MRRQTRALNRYSLWHYLVILISLGFLMLNALPNIYAERPVIKVSTNTQAASGELVGTQLYQWLNEEGIEISFAEISDSQATLTLASASEQQHAQAVLNKHLGEHAEVVIAMQSSGPAWLARLGLSPLQLGLDLRGGVQFLLEVDTQQAINESLAQQRGELNTLLRTQDARGARVLSNEQQQLELSFPARVAEQTMAALNAFQSNFPEHEVRQQQAGLFTINLAGNQDFHQALMMQNLQTLRDRVAALGITEAVVQRQGHNFIRIELPGVQDPAQAKRVIGATATISFHALSANGDVHQNVSGEPVGIDTRPILTGQKITNASAQFGEFGMPEVLINLDSAGGNRMSDFSRQNIGQPMATLYTEYLENDAGVLERHSKVISVATIQAHLGSRFTITGMDSVQATQELALLLKAGSLSAPISIVEERLLGPSLGEQNISNGFAALALGMGLMLAFMLVWYRGLGLIANIALVLNLVCLIGLLSLVPGAVLTLPGIAGLVLTIGMATDTNVLIFERIKEERRRGLSEEMAVHHGYKNAFSTIFDANFTSLIIAAILFSVGFGPIKGFAITFGLGLLTSVFTGVYVSRSLVNLQLAWRRKAALRQLQELAS, encoded by the coding sequence ATGCGCAGACAGACAAGAGCCCTTAATCGCTACTCGTTGTGGCACTACTTGGTCATCTTAATTAGCCTTGGCTTTTTGATGCTAAATGCCTTACCTAATATTTATGCCGAACGGCCAGTGATTAAAGTCAGTACTAATACGCAAGCAGCGTCTGGCGAGCTAGTGGGGACTCAGCTTTACCAGTGGTTGAACGAGGAAGGTATAGAGATAAGTTTTGCTGAAATAAGTGATAGCCAAGCTACGCTCACTCTGGCCAGTGCCAGCGAGCAGCAGCACGCTCAAGCAGTATTAAACAAGCATCTCGGAGAGCATGCTGAAGTAGTTATTGCTATGCAGTCTAGTGGGCCAGCATGGTTAGCGCGCTTAGGATTATCACCGTTGCAACTTGGCTTGGATTTACGTGGTGGTGTGCAATTCTTACTAGAAGTTGATACTCAACAAGCGATTAATGAGTCTTTAGCACAGCAACGAGGTGAACTAAATACGCTACTACGAACACAAGATGCGCGTGGCGCACGAGTGTTAAGTAATGAGCAGCAACAACTTGAATTAAGCTTCCCTGCAAGAGTGGCAGAGCAAACAATGGCAGCACTTAATGCCTTTCAAAGCAACTTCCCAGAGCATGAAGTGAGACAGCAACAAGCGGGTTTGTTCACCATTAACCTAGCTGGTAATCAAGATTTTCATCAAGCGCTGATGATGCAAAATTTGCAAACCTTGAGAGATCGCGTAGCAGCCCTCGGCATTACCGAGGCAGTAGTGCAGCGCCAGGGCCATAACTTTATAAGAATTGAGTTGCCTGGCGTACAAGATCCCGCGCAAGCAAAACGCGTTATCGGTGCCACAGCTACCATTAGCTTTCACGCACTTAGTGCTAACGGCGATGTTCATCAAAACGTTTCTGGTGAGCCTGTTGGCATCGATACTAGGCCCATTTTAACTGGTCAAAAAATTACTAATGCTAGTGCTCAGTTTGGTGAGTTTGGCATGCCTGAAGTGTTGATTAATTTGGACAGTGCTGGTGGTAACCGGATGTCTGATTTTAGCCGACAAAATATTGGCCAGCCAATGGCCACGCTTTATACCGAATACTTAGAAAATGACGCTGGAGTATTGGAGCGACATAGCAAGGTAATTAGTGTTGCTACCATTCAAGCGCATTTAGGATCTAGGTTTACCATTACCGGTATGGACAGTGTGCAAGCTACCCAAGAGCTTGCCTTGCTACTTAAAGCAGGCAGCTTGTCGGCACCTATTTCTATTGTAGAAGAACGGCTATTGGGCCCCAGTTTAGGTGAGCAAAATATTAGCAATGGCTTTGCGGCTCTTGCCCTTGGTATGGGCTTAATGCTGGCCTTTATGTTGGTGTGGTATCGAGGCCTTGGCTTAATTGCAAACATCGCCTTGGTGCTTAATTTAGTTTGTTTGATTGGTTTACTTTCTTTGGTGCCGGGGGCTGTACTCACTTTGCCAGGCATTGCGGGCCTTGTGCTTACTATTGGTATGGCAACCGACACCAACGTACTGATTTTTGAGCGAATAAAAGAAGAAAGGCGCCGTGGTTTAAGTGAAGAAATGGCGGTACATCATGGCTACAAAAATGCTTTTAGCACTATTTTTGACGCCAACTTTACCTCACTGATTATTGCAGCAATTTTGTTTTCGGTAGGTTTTGGCCCGATTAAAGGCTTTGCCATTACCTTCGGCCTTGGCTTGTTAACCAGCGTGTTTACCGGCGTGTATGTGTCGCGCTCTTTGGTCAATTTACAACTTGCTTGGCGTCGAAAAGCTGCGCTAAGACAACTACAGGAGCTTGCATCATGA
- a CDS encoding MarC family NAAT transporter, whose protein sequence is MQIETIFTVAGLTMLALLPMVNPPTSATLLLGLSKGHGKSYLSRQAKMASLFLFIALTVTFFIGSSILELFSISMPSLRLGGGLIIGAIGFKMLFPAPPEKIELPKQDSIAFVPLTIPSMCGPGTMALVISGASEIASLPEDVSKPSVYLGSLIGFAGVALVAWLVLSMAYPTLKLLGKNGIDAFTRIMGFLLVCMGAQFLVNGLTEVYQTMELVL, encoded by the coding sequence ATGCAGATTGAAACTATTTTTACCGTAGCAGGCTTAACCATGCTGGCTTTGCTCCCCATGGTTAACCCTCCCACCTCGGCCACCCTTTTGCTGGGTTTAAGTAAAGGGCATGGTAAAAGCTATCTGTCGCGCCAAGCCAAGATGGCCAGTTTGTTTTTGTTTATCGCCTTAACCGTTACCTTTTTTATCGGTTCTTCTATCTTGGAATTATTTAGTATTTCGATGCCTAGTTTACGTTTAGGCGGTGGACTGATTATTGGTGCAATTGGCTTTAAGATGCTATTCCCAGCACCACCAGAAAAAATTGAACTACCCAAGCAAGACTCCATCGCATTTGTACCGCTCACCATTCCGTCTATGTGTGGGCCAGGTACCATGGCGCTAGTGATTAGTGGCGCGTCTGAGATTGCCAGCTTACCTGAGGATGTAAGCAAACCTAGCGTTTACTTAGGCAGCTTAATAGGCTTCGCCGGCGTGGCCTTGGTTGCATGGCTAGTACTTAGCATGGCTTATCCAACACTTAAATTATTAGGTAAAAACGGCATCGACGCCTTCACCCGTATTATGGGCTTCTTGTTGGTGTGTATGGGTGCTCAGTTCTTGGTTAACGGCCTCACCGAAGTTTATCAAACCATGGAGCTGGTGCTGTAA